The following proteins are co-located in the Halictus rubicundus isolate RS-2024b chromosome 1, iyHalRubi1_principal, whole genome shotgun sequence genome:
- the LOC143365759 gene encoding uncharacterized protein LOC143365759, with protein sequence MARGKRKAPVNGGRRAPCSPKRTRTRSEAGAIRTTLGISDTDEAGPSGLQPGQMNRRRLGSLTSDAPVEEGIAEDSDRDNRQQESSTIRGGGDVGNWMSSTRLQIQEQGERDCPRERDSTIRIVEAIESTLRTVREATIGEASLRIANRLSATGKLPEFSGNPLEWRHFKEAYLLTSEMGGYNERENMARLFTALKGEARDSVSSLFAIGRDASLVMRTLELNFGNKNMVVQKIVSDIKELPSIDSGKMSLTKFATKLQNAVTALRSLDLVGYLHSPDLTQSVGNKIPSALKYAYNKYSSESSQNKTELEKLADFLGRESELAEAVGVFNTESNTDVTSSRAAIPKEQLRPKRRRIATERAYDINLVEGQKGDVDEGSTVTLVDKKVLSGTGVKGTRVIVTLKGIDTREKLVTNCEKIEFDIQGEVNLELRTLENTDLALSRCLLGWTLHGQQQQCTEKIVSSRCAMQQASFGFPDSVKGLDQDESLDQLMRNYFEIDSLGVRETKKENGKVNRVMKILNDTSRREGNVWEVGLLWKENRAPYVDSKIIAQRRLDSLERKLDRDRNYAAKYYAELDRVIESGYAVKVNPELKKEKYWYLPHFGVQNINKPGKVRVVFDAAAKTNGLSLNDQLEAGPDLLQSLPGILMRFRLYEFAFKADIKDMFLQIKVRDEDRGAQRFLWRGKRRVGNPDTYEMTRLIFGAKSSPCSALYIKKKNAVENAEASPEAAKSIVEDSYMDDYLASRGTIDQAKKLIHDVIRINLKGSFKMHSWASNSVYIIDSIPETVRQQGRDDMRLCDRGGERVLGLIWSTQADVLHFDLGMTKVSESILAGEKRPTKREFLRIIMSVFDPLGLLSPFTLKSKILMQEIWRSGIEWDQPLRDEEQLGWVSWLEGLRKISSLRIPRCYTPTGIDCAKFQLHIFCDASLKGYAAAAYLRVVMRDGFARVALIMGKTRVTPLKPLSVPRLELQAALLGARLEELEALKAKKGINQKTHSLSTSSTIMAIKRLAARRGSPLVMYSDNGTNFKGASKELRDAIATIEIGKISNYALEKRIKWIFNPPDAPHMGGAWERLIRSVKIALDAILREQAPSEEVLQTLMVEVEHSINSRPLTHVSTDLRDNEALTPNHFLIGSSSGEIKLGRCILAKVVERIPTNSNRTSKMVRGRKIATDRRYSTDS encoded by the exons ATGGCTAGAGGGAAGCGCAAGGCTCCTGTGAACGGAGGACGGCGAGCCCCATGTTCGCCGAAAAGAACTCGTACCCGAAGCGAAGCAGGAGCCATCAGAACCACCCTGGGGATCAGCGATACTGACGAAGCCGGACCATCCGGGCTACAACCTGGACAGATGAACCGAAGAAGATTGGGATCGCTCACCTCAGACGCGCCGGTGGAGGAAGGGATCGCCGAAGACTCCGATAGGGACAACCGTCAACAGGAGTCATCCACAATTCGAGGAGGAGGCGACGTCGGGAACTGGATGAGTAGCACGCGACTTCAAATACAAGAACAGGGTGAGCGTGACTGTCCGCGAGAGAGGGACTCGACGATACGAATTGTAGAGGCTATCGAGTCTACGTTGCGCACCGTCCGCGAAGCAACAATAGGGGAAGCGAGCTTACGCATCGCGAACAGATTGTCAGCGACGGGAAAATTGCCTGAGTTTTCGGGAAACCCATTAGAATGGAGGCATTTTAAAGAAGCATATCTTTTAACCTCAGAAATGGGTGGATATAATGAACGCGAAAACATGGCTAGATTGTTTACCGCGCTGAAAGGAGAGGCACGTGACTCGGTTAGCAGTTTGTTCGCCATAGGACGCGACGCGTCATTGGTCATGCGTACATTAGAATTGAATTTCGGGAATAAGAACATGGTGGTCCAGAAGATCGTGAGTGACATCAAGGAATTACCGAGCATAGACTCTGGTAAAATGAGCTTAACGAAGTTTGCGACGAAACTTCAAAACGCTGTCACTGCCTTGCGTTCTCTCGATCTCGTCGGATATCTCCACAGCCCCGATCTGACGCAGAGTGTGGGAAATAAAATACCATCGGCTCTGAAATACGCGTACAATAAATACTCTTCTGAATCCTCTCAGAATAAAACGGAGTTAGAAAAACTAGCAGATTTCTTAGGCAGAGAATCAGAACTCGCAGAAGCAGTAGGAGTGTTTAATACAGAATCAAACACCGACGTGACGTCGTCTAGGGCCGCAATTCCGAAGGAGCAGCTTAGGCCGAAAAGACGGAGAATTGCGACGGAAAGGGCGTACGACATAAACTTAGTTGAAGGTCAAAAGGGGGACGTTG ATGAAGGATCTACGGTTACCCTCGTTGATAAAAAAGTGCTATCCGGCACGGGAGTAAAGGGGACACGCGTAATCGTTACATTAAAAGGCATAGACACGCGGGAGAAATTGGTGACGAATTGCGAGAAGATAGAGTTCGACATACAAGGAGAAG TAAATCTTGAGTTGCGCACGTTGGAGAACACGGACCTCGCACTCTCCCGTTGCCTACTGGGATGGACATTACACGGGCAGCAACAACAATGTACGGAGAAAATAGTTTCAAGCAGATGCGCGATGCAACAGGCATCTTTTGGATTTCCAGATAGCGTTAAAGGTCTGGACCAGGACGAGAGCCTCGATCAGTTAATGCGAAATTACTTTGAAATAGATAGTCTGGGCGTAagggaaacaaaaaaagaaaacggtaaAGTTAACCGTGTAATGAAAATCTTAAACGATACAAGCCGTCGCGAGGGGAACGTGTGGGAAGTAGGGTTGTTGTGGAAAGAAAACCGTGCGCCATACGTGGACAGCAAAATAATCGCGCAAAGAAGGCTCGATTCGTTAGAAAGGAAACTGGATCGCGACCGGAACTACGCGGCTAAATATTACGCGGAATTAGATCGCGTTATAGAAAGTGGGTATGCGGTAAAGGTGAATCCTGAACTCAAAAAGGAAAAGTATTGGTACCTGCCGCATTTTGGGgttcaaaatattaataaaccgGGAAAAGTAAGAGTAGTTTTTGATGCGGCCGCCAAAACAAATGGGCTTAGTTTGAACGACCAACTAGAGGCAGGCCCAGATTTGTTACAGTCATTACCCGGTATCTTGATGCGTTTTAGGTTGTACGAATTCGCGTTTAAGGCGGACATAAAGGATATGTTCCTGCAAATAAAAGTCAGAGACGAAGACCGTGGAGCACAGAGGTTTCTGTGGCGCGGAAAAAGAAGAGTAGGAAACCCGGATACGTATGAAATGACACGCTtaatattcggcgcgaaatcATCTCCGTGCAGTGCGTtatacattaaaaagaaaaatgccgTCGAAAACGCCGAGGCGTCACCGGAAGCAGCGAAAAGCATAGTTGAAGATAGCTATATGGATGACTATCTAGCCAGTCGAGGAACCATCGATCAAGCGAAGAAACTTATTCACGATGTGATCAGGATAAATCTAAAGGGAAGTTTTAAAATGCACAGTTGGGCAAGCAATTCCGTATATATTATAGATTCTATTCCGGAGACGGTTAGGCAACAGGGTCGAGACGACATGCGCTTATGCGACCGCGGGGGAGAACGAGTTTTAGGACTTATTTGGAGTACCCAAGCGGATGTATTGCATTTTGACTTAGGAATGACTAAAGTATCGGAGAGTATACTCGCGGGCGAAAAAAGACCGACTAAACGAGAATTTCTCAGAATCATCATGTCCGTATTTGATCCATTAGGTCTTCTGTCTCCATTTACtctaaaatcaaaaatattaatgCAAGAGATATGGCGCAGTGGCATAGAATGGGATCAACCGTTAAGAGACGAAGAACAATTAGGTTGGGTATCCTGGCTCGAGGGACTTCGCAAAATAAGTAGTCTCCGTATTCCTCGTTGCTACACACCAACCGGGATCGACTGCGCGAAATTTCAGCTACACATATTTTGCGACGCCAGCTTGAAGGGCTACGCAGCAGCAGCATATTTGAGGGTTGTCATGCGAGACGGATTCGCACGTGTAGCGCTAATCATGGGGAAAACCAGGGTTACACCTTTGAAACCGTTGTCGGTCCCACGTTTAGAACTACAAGCCGCGTTGTTGGGTGCGAGACTAG AAGAACTGGAAGCATTGAAAGCGAAAAAGGGCATCAACCAAAAAA CTCACAGCTTGAGCACTAGCTCAACCATTATGGCCATAAAAAGATTAGCGGCGCGAAGAGGTTCACCTTTAGTAATGTACAGCGACAATGGTACAAATTTCAAAGGAGCGAGCAAAGAACTCCGGGACGCAATTGCGACTATTGAAATAGGAAAGATATCCAATTATGCTCTGGAAAAAAGGATAAAATGGATCTTCAATCCGCCGGACGCGCCTCACATGGGCGGAGCATGGGAGAGGCTAATTAGATCAGTCAAAATTGCTCTCGATGCAATTTTGCGGGAACAGGCCCCTAGCGAAGAAGTCCTCCAAACGTTAATGGTAGAAGTAGAACATTCGATTAATTCGCGGCCGCTAACGCATGTATCCACCGACCTTCGCGATAACGAAGCATTAACTCCGAATCACTTCTTGATAGGATCATCGTCGGGGGAAATAAAATTAGGCAG ATGCATTTTGGCAAAGGTGGTTGAGAGAATACCTACCAACTCTAATCGCACGTCCAAAATGGTGCGAGGCAGAAAAATCGCTACAGACCGGAGATATAGTACTGATAGTTGA